A region of the Gemmatimonadota bacterium genome:
CAGCCCCTCCACGACCTCGGGGAACAGCCTGGCATCCGAGAGCAGCGGCGTAATGTCCTTGAACATGATTCCCGGCTGCGGGAAATCCGGGATGTCACGGATGCGCGAGCGAATGCGTTCGATCAGCCCGGGGTTGTCCAGCGTTCCCATGACTCACTGCACTCGACGGTGCACGTTTTCCGGGCAAAAAGTGAACGGCCGGGAGTAGGACGGGCCATAATACCCGCCACACCCCGGCCCGGAAAGAAGCTGGCTGCTGACCCTGCTATTGCGGGACGGCCGCCGATCCGCCCACCGGGAAGTACATGTGCGCGCCCAGGATCAACCTCACGTTGCTGACTCCGCCGCCTAGCTCGGTGGCGGCGGACGGCCGGGTGGTGCCGAAGTTGGCGAAGTCGTTGGGGCCCAGCGGCACGTCCACCATGTGGTTCATGGCCTCGAAGCGCAGCACGATCGAGCTCCAGACGAGCATGTCCGCACCCATGCCTACGACCAGCGCGCGCTGCGAGCGTTCGCTGCCGGGGCGGAAGAACGTCTTCGTTCCGCTGCTCGCTTCGAAGCTGTAGCGGTAGGTGCCCACCCCCACTGTGATGAACGGGGCAAAACCCACGGAGCGCGGCGTCCAGGGCCATACGCTGAGGCCGGCATCCAATGCGCTGATGCGGGCTGCGCCAAAGCCGGTCTCGAAGCGGGAACCGTCCATGTCGCCGGGTTGCTCCCGGAACGTGGTCGGCTCGAGGCGCCCGCTCCCCCGGGCCACGTGGAGCCGGAGCGCCAGGTAGCGCGTGGGATACCACTCGGCGTGCAGGCTGGCCGCCGCCACCTCGGAGATGTCGACTGTCTGCGTGACTTGCTGCTGGCCTTCCCCCTCCGTCTCCGACACGAAGATGTGGTCAACTAGTCGGGAACCGAGGATGACGCCGCCGCCGAATCCCAGGCCGACTCGCGGCCTTTGCGCCGCAGCAGGCGCGGCCGCGAAGAAAGCCGCCACAAACAGGACCGCCACACCACCCCGCATATGCCCCCGCTCCTTCCCTCACACCTGTGGCCCGGGCCGGGCCGCCCTCGAGACGACCGGCCCGGCTCCACCCGCCGGGAAGGGGTGCAAGTTGTGCGCCGAGAAGCTGACGGCGCCCGGAGAGCTCAGTCCGGTGGGGCATCGCTGCCTGCGGCCATGCGGCGGAGCGGGATCGTCAGGCCAACATAGGCGTTGCGGCCGGGAGCAGGCTCGAAGAAGCGATTACCCGAGGCATTCGGCACCAGGGAACCGCTGTAGCGGGCATCGAACACGTTGTTCAGTCCCAAAAAGGGCGAGATGCCGATCCGGCGCCGTTGACCCTCGAAGCCCAGCCGCAAGTCCACGACCCCATAGGCATCGTTGAGGAAATCACGGAGCGGCTTGCTGCTCCCTGGCGGCGGACCGTTGAAGTCATTGGCGAAGGTGTCATCTACCCAGCGGAAATTGAGCTCGCCGTAGACCCCCGCCGGGTGCTGGTATTCCACTCCGGCAAAGAGCCGACGGCGCGGCAAGCCCGGCACCTTCCGGCCCCGTAGCTGCACCGTATCGCCGGCCGATGTTTCCTTCAGAAAATCGCGGAACTCGAGGTCCAGGAAAGTGAAGGCGAGCGTGGTGCTGATCCTGGGCAACGGCTGCCAGCCGATGCCCAGTTCGACCCCTGCCTGGCGGGTTCGGCCGGCGTTCCGGTGGAAGACTTCGTCCGTCGAGAGCTGGAAGGGGATCAGCGCATCCCGGACCGAGCCCAGATACGCGGCAGCCTCGTAGGATAGGCGGGCGGCGGGCCAGACCCCCTTCATGCCCAATTCGGCGATGCGGATCCGCTCCGGCTCGAGCCCGGGGTTGAAGCCGCCGGCGCCGTCGGGACGATTCCCCAGCTCACTCGTGGTCGGCGTCTGGAACGCGGTCGCCCAGTTCCCGTAGATGGTCAGGTACGGCACTGGCCGGAAGGCGATGCCGAATAGTGGGCTGACCTGGTCCATGCTCCGCGTGCCCGAATCGTCCGGATCCCGGGCGTTACACTGCTCTGCCCGGGAGCCCGGCTGCAGCCGGTCCTGGACGCGGAAGTGATAGGAGTCGTAGCGGCCGCCGAGGGTGAGGGCCCACCCGCTGCCCAGCTCGACGCCCACCTCGGCGAACGGGCCGACGCCAATCACCCGCTCGCGCTGCTCCAGCCCACGGCAGCCGAAGCGAATCGCCGCCGGAATCTCGGACGGCTCGATCCGGCCGATCAGCGTATCTGGCAGCCCCCGATTCTCGTGTTCGATGCGCGTGTCAGACTGGAGTTCGAGGTCTGCGCCGACCAGCCAGCGCACGCGCGCGCCAGCCAGCCGGCCCCGGTACGCGGCGCGCAGGCCGCCCGCCTCGCGTTCCAGATCAATGATGCGGCCGGGGATCGGGTTGAGCACGGATCGCCACAGGCCGTACGCGGTGGCGTCCAGGCTCGGATCGTCCAGCGCACCCCGCTGCAGACCGATGCCGAACTGCCCATGGCGCCCGCGCTCTCCAGCGCCCTGCGCCTGGACGAACGCCCGCGAGGTGCGCGGCGCCGTGTCGGCCGTCGCCCGGTCCAGCGAGCTGGGGTTCATGGCGAACGGCGAGTCGAAGAAGTTGAAGGTGGTGGTGAGGCGGGCATCGCGGAACAAGCTCGCGCGCCCAATCAGGTTCAGCGCCACCATCTCGGCGGCTGCGTGCTCGCGAAATCCTTCCACCGATGTCCGGCTCAGGTTGACCACGTAGCCCAACGGGCCGGCATGCCCGAGCGCCTTTGCCTGCAGCTTTCGCAGCCCGTAGCTCCCCGCTATCAGTTTCGGCTCGAGCTTTGACTCATAGGGCGGCGCGTCCTCGCTTTCCAGCGTGATCACGCCGCCGGCGGCGTTCCCATACAGCGAGGAGCTCGGCCCTCGCAGCACTTCGAGCCGCCCGGCCGCGCCCAGATCCAGGTTCGAGAGCTGAGATTGCCCGTCCGGCATGGTCGCGGGTACGCCGTCCACAATCAGCCGGACCCCTCGCACGCCGAACTGAGCCCGGGCTCCAGTGCCGCGAATCGAAATTCGATCGCCCAGCGAGAAGTTGTACCGGTTGTCCACGCCCACACCGGGCACGGCCCGCAGCACCTCGTCCAGGGAAAGCGTGGCCTCGCCCCGCTGGATCGCGGCCTGGCCCAACACCTGGAGCGCCCGCGGCGCCCGCTCGGCCGACCGCTCGCCTCGCGTCACGCCCACCAGCAACGGCTCCAGCCGGTAGGCCGGCCGGGGCGGCGCGGCGGCAGTATCCTGGGCGCGGCCGGCCGCCGCGGCGTGCAAGAGCGCCGGCGCAGCCGTGCTCTGCGCGCAGAGGAGCGCGAGAGCCCAGACCCACCTCATAACACCAGCTCGACCAGGAGAAAACCGCCCAAGAGCAAAGCCAGAAACAGCCATACCAGCCGCTCGAAGTACCGGTCAATGAATCCTCGGATGCCCGGGCCGAAGGCAAAGATCAAGCCGGCCACCAGGAAGAACCGCGCCCCCCGGCCGGCGATGCTGGCGAGCAGGAAGGCGGGTAGCGAGATGTGGAAGACACCGGCGGAGAGCGTGAAGACCTTGTAGGGGATCGGCGTGAAGCCGGCAATGAATACGGCCCAGAAATCCCATTGATCGTAAAGCGAGCGCACGCCCTCGAATGCGCCGGGTGTGACGCTCGGGACATAACGGAAAAAGAATTCGCCGACCAGAGCCCAAAGACCCCAGCCGATGCCGTACCCTGCCACGCCGCCCAGGACTGATGCACCGGTGCACAGTCCCGCGAAGAGCAGCGCTCGACGCGGCGCACCCAGCGCCAGCGCGATCAGCAGCGGGTCCGGCGGGATGGGAAAGAAGGAGGACTCGGCGAAGGCAAGGACGCCGAGGGCGACTCCGCCATAAGGCGTTTCCGCCCAGGAAAGCACCCAATCATAGAGCCGGCGCAAAAAACCCTGCCTTCGCACCCCCGCCCTTCCGGCGCGGCTCCCGCTATCTTGCGCCCCCTGCGCCCCCTGTGCCCCAACTCGCCTCATGCCGGCCAGCCGAATCGACCGACGAGCGGGACGAACGCGCAATCGGTGATCTGCTCGGCTTCCATGCCCTCTGCCGTGCGGCGCAACAAGGTCAGCCGCTGGGCGCTCCGATCCCCCAGCGGGAGCAGCAGCCTGCCATCGGGCGTGAGCTGCTCGATGAGCGCCGTGGGGGCGGATGGCGCGCCCGCCGTAACGAGGATGGCGTCGTAGGGGGCGTAGCGGCTCCAGCCGATGGTTCCGTCCCCCACCAGCAGCGCGACCGTCCGGATCCCCAGTCGGTCCAGCACGGCGCGGGCCCGTACGGAAAGCTCGCGCACTCTCTCCACGGAATAGACGCGCTCCGCAAGGTGGGAAAGCAACGCCGTCTGGTAGCCGCTTCCGGTGCCCACCTCTAGCACGCGATCCGCCGGCTCGAGTTGCAGCAGGCGGAGGTACAGCGCCTGCAGCGATGGCTGGGACGTCGTCTGCCCGAAGCCGATCGGCAGGGGCGCGTCCTCGTACGCGCGATGCCGTACGGCCTCTGGCACAAAGAGGTGCCGCGGCACCAGGTCGAACACACGCAGTACTTCCAGATCCTCGATCCCTCGTTCCCGGATCGCCTCGATCAGGCCGCGGCGCTGCCGCTCGAATCCGTCCCTCAGAACGCCAACTTCCACGACCCGATTTCCTCCAGCAGCCGATAATTGGTGAGGTCCAGGTGCAGTGGCGTGACCGAGACGTAACCCGAGTCCACGGCGCGGAAGTCGGAATTGGGGCCGCCGCGCCAGCGGCTCTCGCCGCCGCCGATCCAGAAGTATTCCCGGCCGGCCGGGTCCCGGGCCCGCGTCAACGAGCCCACGTACTCTCGCCGGCCGAGCGTCGTGACCTGAACGCCAGCGCACTCCTGCGGGCGCACGGGGGGCAGGTTCACGTTGATCAAGGTTTCTGCGGGAAAACCTTCCCGCCCCATCAGATTCTCGAGCAACCGGGCGATCACGCCCATCCACGCCTCGATCGCCTCAGGATCCTTGCCCGCGTAAGAAACCGCGACGGCGGGAATGCCCAGGATCGTCGCCTCCATGGCCGCCGCTACTGTGCCCGAATAGAGGACGTCATCCCCCAGGTTGCCGCCGTGGTTGACGCCGGAAAGCACCACGTCCGGGCGGCCGGGCAGCAGCTCGCCGATGGCCAGCACCACACAGTCCGTCGGCGTGCCGTCCACCACCAGCATGCCATCACGGCCTTCCCGAACGCGCAGCGGGTGGTGCAACGTCAGCGAGTGGCTGATCGCGCTCTGCTCCCGGTCCGGCGCCACCACGTGCACTTCCCCCAACGCGCTCGCCGCGCGGACCAGCGTGCGAAGCCCGAGCGCCAGGTAGCCATCGTCATTCGTGACCAGGATGCGCATCAGCGAGCGGGCGGCGGCTCGAGGACCTCCAGCAGGCGTTGCAATTCGCTGTGCAGCAACTCGATCATCGCGCCATCCATCGCCGCGCCAGCCACCTGCTGCAACTTCCCTTCGCGCCGCAGCTCCTCCACCTTCTGCCTGGCACCTTCGATGGTGTACTTCTCCTCGTGCAGCAGCCGCCTCAGCAACAGCAGGAGTCGGATCTCCTTGCGGCGATAGACCCGGTTTCCCGAGCGATTCTTCGGGGGGCGCAGCCAGGGGAACTGCGTCTCCCAGTAGCGCAGCACGTGGGGCTTCAACTCGAGCAGCTCGGCCACCTCGCCGATCGCGTAGTATTCCTTCCGGGTCATGCGGGCGCCACGGCGCAGCGGTGTGCCGGCGCCGGTCTCTCCCGCCCGCTCGTTCACCGCCACAACTCCGCCCTGGGCTCCCGCATCATCAGACTCTCCACTGCCGTGCGCGGCGCCCGCCCCTCGAACAACACGGCATGCACCTCGGAGACGATGGGCATCTCGATGTCCTCGCGTAGCGCCAAGCCGCGTGCGGCGCGCGTGGTCTCGACGCCCTCCGCCACCATGGTCATACCGGCCAGCACGTCCTCCAGCCTCCGCCCCTCGCCCAGCGCCACGCCGACGGCGCGGTTCCGGCTCAGCTCACCCGTACACGTCAGGATCAGGTCGCCCATCCCTGCCAGACCCGCAAAGGTCAGCGGATT
Encoded here:
- a CDS encoding adenine phosphoribosyltransferase, whose protein sequence is MGTLDNPGLIERIRSRIRDIPDFPQPGIMFKDITPLLSDARLFPEVVEGL
- a CDS encoding TonB-dependent receptor, with translation MRWVWALALLCAQSTAAPALLHAAAAGRAQDTAAAPPRPAYRLEPLLVGVTRGERSAERAPRALQVLGQAAIQRGEATLSLDEVLRAVPGVGVDNRYNFSLGDRISIRGTGARAQFGVRGVRLIVDGVPATMPDGQSQLSNLDLGAAGRLEVLRGPSSSLYGNAAGGVITLESEDAPPYESKLEPKLIAGSYGLRKLQAKALGHAGPLGYVVNLSRTSVEGFREHAAAEMVALNLIGRASLFRDARLTTTFNFFDSPFAMNPSSLDRATADTAPRTSRAFVQAQGAGERGRHGQFGIGLQRGALDDPSLDATAYGLWRSVLNPIPGRIIDLEREAGGLRAAYRGRLAGARVRWLVGADLELQSDTRIEHENRGLPDTLIGRIEPSEIPAAIRFGCRGLEQRERVIGVGPFAEVGVELGSGWALTLGGRYDSYHFRVQDRLQPGSRAEQCNARDPDDSGTRSMDQVSPLFGIAFRPVPYLTIYGNWATAFQTPTTSELGNRPDGAGGFNPGLEPERIRIAELGMKGVWPAARLSYEAAAYLGSVRDALIPFQLSTDEVFHRNAGRTRQAGVELGIGWQPLPRISTTLAFTFLDLEFRDFLKETSAGDTVQLRGRKVPGLPRRRLFAGVEYQHPAGVYGELNFRWVDDTFANDFNGPPPGSSKPLRDFLNDAYGVVDLRLGFEGQRRRIGISPFLGLNNVFDARYSGSLVPNASGNRFFEPAPGRNAYVGLTIPLRRMAAGSDAPPD
- a CDS encoding DedA family protein, yielding MRRQGFLRRLYDWVLSWAETPYGGVALGVLAFAESSFFPIPPDPLLIALALGAPRRALLFAGLCTGASVLGGVAGYGIGWGLWALVGEFFFRYVPSVTPGAFEGVRSLYDQWDFWAVFIAGFTPIPYKVFTLSAGVFHISLPAFLLASIAGRGARFFLVAGLIFAFGPGIRGFIDRYFERLVWLFLALLLGGFLLVELVL
- a CDS encoding protein-L-isoaspartate(D-aspartate) O-methyltransferase, producing the protein MRDGFERQRRGLIEAIRERGIEDLEVLRVFDLVPRHLFVPEAVRHRAYEDAPLPIGFGQTTSQPSLQALYLRLLQLEPADRVLEVGTGSGYQTALLSHLAERVYSVERVRELSVRARAVLDRLGIRTVALLVGDGTIGWSRYAPYDAILVTAGAPSAPTALIEQLTPDGRLLLPLGDRSAQRLTLLRRTAEGMEAEQITDCAFVPLVGRFGWPA
- the surE gene encoding 5'/3'-nucleotidase SurE; translation: MRILVTNDDGYLALGLRTLVRAASALGEVHVVAPDREQSAISHSLTLHHPLRVREGRDGMLVVDGTPTDCVVLAIGELLPGRPDVVLSGVNHGGNLGDDVLYSGTVAAAMEATILGIPAVAVSYAGKDPEAIEAWMGVIARLLENLMGREGFPAETLINVNLPPVRPQECAGVQVTTLGRREYVGSLTRARDPAGREYFWIGGGESRWRGGPNSDFRAVDSGYVSVTPLHLDLTNYRLLEEIGSWKLAF
- a CDS encoding MerR family transcriptional regulator, whose translation is MTRKEYYAIGEVAELLELKPHVLRYWETQFPWLRPPKNRSGNRVYRRKEIRLLLLLRRLLHEEKYTIEGARQKVEELRREGKLQQVAGAAMDGAMIELLHSELQRLLEVLEPPPAR
- a CDS encoding NAD(P)-dependent glycerol-3-phosphate dehydrogenase — its product is LASGMAVGLGLGHNALAALITRGLAEIARLGVALGANPLTFAGLAGMGDLILTCTGELSRNRAVGVALGEGRRLEDVLAGMTMVAEGVETTRAARGLALREDIEMPIVSEVHAVLFEGRAPRTAVESLMMREPRAELWR